One window of Bacillus sp. THAF10 genomic DNA carries:
- the map gene encoding type I methionyl aminopeptidase, with protein MIILKSEREIKMMAEAGKLLADCHKKLAKLIQPGITTMEINDFVAEYLKKHGAKPEQDGYRGYQYATCASINDEICHGFPRKTPLKNGDIVTIDFVVNLKGALADSAWTYAVGEVSEAAKNLMKVTKESLYKGIEQAVAGNRLGDIGHAIQTFVEGEGYSVVRDYTGHGIGRTIHEEPQILHFGNPGRGVRLREGMVITIEPMVNEGTWHSKVDKNGWTARTMDGKLCAQYEHTIAITKDGPIILTEQ; from the coding sequence ATGATTATTTTAAAATCGGAACGAGAAATTAAGATGATGGCGGAAGCTGGTAAGCTATTGGCTGATTGTCATAAAAAGCTGGCGAAGTTGATTCAGCCTGGTATAACAACAATGGAAATAAATGATTTTGTGGCAGAGTACTTGAAAAAACACGGAGCAAAACCAGAACAAGATGGTTACCGTGGCTATCAATACGCCACCTGTGCATCTATCAATGATGAGATTTGCCATGGCTTCCCGCGTAAAACTCCTCTTAAAAATGGAGACATTGTCACGATTGATTTTGTCGTCAACTTAAAAGGTGCACTAGCGGACTCTGCCTGGACCTATGCCGTCGGAGAAGTGAGTGAGGCTGCAAAAAATTTGATGAAAGTGACAAAGGAATCTTTGTATAAAGGCATTGAACAGGCAGTTGCAGGAAATAGATTAGGTGATATTGGCCATGCCATTCAGACGTTTGTAGAAGGAGAAGGCTATTCGGTAGTAAGAGATTACACTGGACATGGAATCGGCCGAACCATTCACGAGGAGCCGCAAATTCTTCATTTTGGCAATCCGGGCAGAGGAGTAAGACTGCGTGAAGGGATGGTCATTACGATTGAGCCGATGGTAAACGAAGGCACGTGGCATTCTAAGGTTGATAAGAACGGCTGGACAGCTCGGACTATGGATGGAAAGCTTTGCGCACAGTATGAGCACACGATTGCGATTACGAAGGATGGCCCGATTATTTTGACTGAGCAATAG